The uncultured Desulfatiglans sp. DNA window TCGGCCTCCTTCTGGACCTCGGCCTCCTCTTGATCCGCCGCCTCTTCTCTGAAGAACGCATCGGGCGTAAAGGCCAGACACCAAAGATCGATCTGTTTGGAAGAATGGGGTGTGCTCTGGGGAGCAGGCTGAAAGAAGACCGGGATGAAAGCCAGAAGCAGAAAGCATATCCCGATCCCTCGGCTAAACTCACTCAGCCGGAAAGGCCTCAGGATTTCCGTAGCCATAGAAATAACCTCCAAAATTGGGGATAACTCTGAATTTTATTGGCGGACTTCCAGGATGTCAACCCGTTTTGGCACACCCCGCCCATGGCCGCCCCAACACGAAGGGAGAGAAATCGAAGGATTTTACCGCAGAAGCCGCTTCTACTATAATGTGTCCATCCGGAAATGATTTCGCGGTAGGACTAAGTTTCCAATCCGGAAATGAGG harbors:
- a CDS encoding exported hypothetical protein (Evidence 5 : Unknown function); translated protein: MVFLANLGVNLHVCLCGDLQVASAQTLDFLDIGQKSSFPDWKLSPTAKSFPDGHIIVEAASAVKSFDFSPFVLGRPWAGCAKTG